A region of Periplaneta americana isolate PAMFEO1 chromosome 16, P.americana_PAMFEO1_priV1, whole genome shotgun sequence DNA encodes the following proteins:
- the LOC138691578 gene encoding zinc finger protein OZF-like isoform X1, producing MRSTYVVAVMDLIKMEPEVDPLDLKPNDNTYKMEDNTVLTEDENLWDLQATGMKTECLDQRYYLTSEIKMEDSPLPVKCEVEEHSFGLGEQKVEISIEEDKLLTESSLITEGNRLLQVNPTRIENYLSENPVIDSSPELRPYDQVFRRKNSVESSADSRTEGSSFECNICGKLLQTLQSQKMHLSTHNTERRFECDICGKNYLRLEHLKLHIRTHTGEKPFKCSVCGKCYIHSSALSVHSRTHSGEKPFKCHVCGKCFVQLGHLTMHARTHSGERSFKCQVCGKCFVQMGDLTVHTRMHSGERPFKCDDCGKCFLRSGHLKEHARTHSGQKPFKCEVCGRCFAQSSHLRTHARTHSGVKPVKCDVCGKCFAHSTALAMHLRTHSNEKPFKCDVCGKTFSRRTRFNSHVRLHT from the exons atgaggtcgacgtatgtggtag CTGTGATGGATTTGATCAAGATGGAACCTGAAGTTGACCCATTGGACTTAAAGCCAAATGATAACACATACAAAATGGAGGACAATACGGTTTTAACAGAG GATGAGAACTTATGGGATCTGCAAGCGACAGGCATGAAGACAGAATGCTTGGACCAGCGGTATTATCTCACTTCAGAGATAAAAATGGAGGACAGTCCATTGCCTGTGAAGTGCGAAGTAGAG GAACATTCTTTCGGTCTGGGGGAACAGAAAGTGGAAATATCTATAGAGGAGGACAAACTATTGACTGAGAG CTCTTTGATCACTGAGGGAAATAGACTGCTACAGGTGAACCCCACAAGAATTGAAAATTATCTTTCAGAGAATCCTGTCATAGATAGTTCACCTGAACTCCGGCCTTATGATCAAGTCTTTAGAAGAAAAAATAGCGTGGAGTCATCAGCAGACAGTCGCACAGAGGGAAGTTCATTTGAGTGTAATATTTGCGGCAAATTATTACAGACCCTGCAAAGCCAGAAAATGCATTTGAGCACCCACAACACAGAAAGGAGATTTGAATGTGATATCTGTGGGAAGAATTATCTACGTTTAGAACATCTCAAATTACATATCCGAacgcacacaggcgagaagccattcaaatgcagTGTCTGTGGAAAATGCTATATACACTCCAGTGCTCTATCAGTGCATTCTCGAACTCACtccggcgagaagccattcaaatgccacgtttgtggaaaatgtttcgtACAGTTGGGTCATCTCACGATGCACGCACGTACGCACTCTGGCGAGAGGTCATTCAAATGTCAGGTTTGTGGGAAATGTTTCGTACAGATGGGTGATCTTACAGTGCATACACGTATGCATTCTGGCgagaggccattcaaatgcgatgatTGTGGGAAATGTTTTCTACGCTCGGGTCATCTCAAGGAACATGCACGGACGCATTCCGGccagaaaccattcaaatgtgaaGTTTGTGGGAGATGTTTTGCACAGTCGAGTCATCTCAGAACGCATGCGCGAACTCATTCTGGCGTTAAGCCAgttaaatgcgatgtttgtggtaaatgttttGCACATTCGACTGCTCTCGCAATGCATCTGCGTACACATTCTAatgagaaaccattcaaatgcgatgtttgtgggaaaACATTTTCAAGGAGAACCCGTTTCAATAGCCATGTACGTTTGCACACATAA
- the LOC138691578 gene encoding zinc finger protein OZF-like isoform X2: protein MDLIKMEPEVDPLDLKPNDNTYKMEDNTVLTEDENLWDLQATGMKTECLDQRYYLTSEIKMEDSPLPVKCEVEEHSFGLGEQKVEISIEEDKLLTESSLITEGNRLLQVNPTRIENYLSENPVIDSSPELRPYDQVFRRKNSVESSADSRTEGSSFECNICGKLLQTLQSQKMHLSTHNTERRFECDICGKNYLRLEHLKLHIRTHTGEKPFKCSVCGKCYIHSSALSVHSRTHSGEKPFKCHVCGKCFVQLGHLTMHARTHSGERSFKCQVCGKCFVQMGDLTVHTRMHSGERPFKCDDCGKCFLRSGHLKEHARTHSGQKPFKCEVCGRCFAQSSHLRTHARTHSGVKPVKCDVCGKCFAHSTALAMHLRTHSNEKPFKCDVCGKTFSRRTRFNSHVRLHT from the exons ATGGATTTGATCAAGATGGAACCTGAAGTTGACCCATTGGACTTAAAGCCAAATGATAACACATACAAAATGGAGGACAATACGGTTTTAACAGAG GATGAGAACTTATGGGATCTGCAAGCGACAGGCATGAAGACAGAATGCTTGGACCAGCGGTATTATCTCACTTCAGAGATAAAAATGGAGGACAGTCCATTGCCTGTGAAGTGCGAAGTAGAG GAACATTCTTTCGGTCTGGGGGAACAGAAAGTGGAAATATCTATAGAGGAGGACAAACTATTGACTGAGAG CTCTTTGATCACTGAGGGAAATAGACTGCTACAGGTGAACCCCACAAGAATTGAAAATTATCTTTCAGAGAATCCTGTCATAGATAGTTCACCTGAACTCCGGCCTTATGATCAAGTCTTTAGAAGAAAAAATAGCGTGGAGTCATCAGCAGACAGTCGCACAGAGGGAAGTTCATTTGAGTGTAATATTTGCGGCAAATTATTACAGACCCTGCAAAGCCAGAAAATGCATTTGAGCACCCACAACACAGAAAGGAGATTTGAATGTGATATCTGTGGGAAGAATTATCTACGTTTAGAACATCTCAAATTACATATCCGAacgcacacaggcgagaagccattcaaatgcagTGTCTGTGGAAAATGCTATATACACTCCAGTGCTCTATCAGTGCATTCTCGAACTCACtccggcgagaagccattcaaatgccacgtttgtggaaaatgtttcgtACAGTTGGGTCATCTCACGATGCACGCACGTACGCACTCTGGCGAGAGGTCATTCAAATGTCAGGTTTGTGGGAAATGTTTCGTACAGATGGGTGATCTTACAGTGCATACACGTATGCATTCTGGCgagaggccattcaaatgcgatgatTGTGGGAAATGTTTTCTACGCTCGGGTCATCTCAAGGAACATGCACGGACGCATTCCGGccagaaaccattcaaatgtgaaGTTTGTGGGAGATGTTTTGCACAGTCGAGTCATCTCAGAACGCATGCGCGAACTCATTCTGGCGTTAAGCCAgttaaatgcgatgtttgtggtaaatgttttGCACATTCGACTGCTCTCGCAATGCATCTGCGTACACATTCTAatgagaaaccattcaaatgcgatgtttgtgggaaaACATTTTCAAGGAGAACCCGTTTCAATAGCCATGTACGTTTGCACACATAA